The genomic stretch GCTGATGGCGCCCGACGCCGGGCGCGTCACCTTCGCCGGCCGCGAGCTGTCGCTCAGCGACCCCGCGCTGCGCCGGCAGCTGGGCATCATCTTCCAGCGCGGCAGCCTGGACGACCTGCTCACCGCGCGGGAGAACCTGGCGCTGGGCGCCCGGCTGTACGGGCTGACGGGCGAGCGGGCCCGCGCGCGGGTGGAGGCGATGCTCGCCCTCATCGGCCTCGGGGACCGGGGCGACGAGCGCGTGGGCACCTGGTCCGGCGGCATGCGCCGGCGGTTGGAGCTGGCGCGGGCGCTGGTGCACCAGCCGCGCGTGGTGCTGATGGACGAGCCCACGCAGGGCCTGGACGAGGCGGCCTTCCGGACCTTCTGGGCGCACCTCAAGCGGCTGCGCGACGCGGAGGGCCTCACCGTGCTCTTGACCACGCACCGGGCCGACGAGGCCGAGGTCTGCGACCGGCTGGCGGTGCTGGACTCGGGCCGGCTGGTGGCGTGCGACACACCGGCCGCGCTGGCCGCGCGCATGGGCGGGGACATCCTCTCCCTGGAGACGTCCGACGCGGAGGCCCTGGCGCGCGAGGTGCGCGAGAAGCTGGGGCTGGACGCGAAGGTGGTGGACGGGCGGGTGCTGGTGGAGGTGGAGCAGGGGCACACCTGGGTGCCGCGCGTGGTGGAGGCCTTTCCGGGCGGACGCCTGTCGTCCGTGTCGTTGCGCCGGCCCACGCTGGCGGATGTGTTCCTCCAGCTCACCGGGCGCGCGCTGGGCGCCGATGTGCCGACCGCGGAGCCCGCGCCGAGGAGACGCCGATGACCGCCGAGATTTCCACCGCCCCCGCGCCGCTCGCCGCCGGGGAGCCCGCGGCGTCGCCGCCGGGGACGCTCGCCCTCCAGTGGGCGACGGTGCGCGTGCTGATGGCGCGCGACGTGGTGCGCTTCTTCCGCCAGCCCAGCCGCGTCGTCGGCGCGCTGGCGCAGCCCATCCTGTTCTGGTTCGTCATCGGCTCGGGGTTCGCCGGGTCGTTCCGCGTGGAGGGCGCGCAGGGGCTGGGCTACCAGCAGTTCTTCTTCCCCGGCGTCGTCACCATGGTGCTCCTGTTCAGCGCCATCTTCGCGACCATCACCGTCATCGAGGACCGGAAGGAGGGCTTCCTCCAGGCGGTGCTCGCGGGGCCGGGCTCGCGGCTCGCGGTGGTGCTGGGCAAGGCGCTCGGCTCGTCGGCCATCGCCCTCATGCAGGCGTCGCTGTTCCTGCTGCTGGCGCCGCTGGCGGGGGTGAGCGCGTCCTCGGTGAACCTGCCGCTGCTCGTGGCGGTGATGGTGCTGTCCGCGCTGGCGCTCACGGGCATGGGCATGTCGCTGGCCTGGTGGGTGAAGTCGAGCGCGGGCTACCACGCGGTGATGAGCATCGTCCTGCTGCCCATGTGGGTGCTGTCCGGCGCGATGTTCCCGCTCAAGGGCGCGGGCACGTGGCTGTCGTGGGTGATGGTGCTCAACCCCATGCGCTTCTCCGTGGAGGGCGTGCGGCGCGCGCTGTATGGCGCCCAGGCGTCGCTCGCGGTGGGCTCGCCCATGTCCGGCTCGGGGCTGGAGGTTGCGGTGTTGCTGGCCTTCGCGACGGTGTTCCTGGGCCTGGCTGCCTTCAGCGTCAGCCGCCGCGAGTAGTCGTCCCGAGCGGAGCCGTTGGACAGGTCCGCGTCCTTTGACTACGAGGGGATGCGGACGATGTAACCGGTTCGCTCGAGGAGATGTCACGATGACGCTGCGCACGCTCGGCCTGTCGATGGTGGGAGTCGCGGGCCTGCTGGCCCTGCCTGCTTGCAAGAAGGAGGAGGCGCCGCCCCAGCCTGCTCCCACCACGCCCGTCGCGGCCCAGGGCGCGAAGGAGCACGCGGCCACGCCCATCCAGGCGCCCGAGGCCGCCGTGCCGGTGGCCCCCGCCGGCAAGGGGGTCGTGAAGGGGACGGTGTCGTTCACCGGCACCCCGCCGCCGGCCGCGGACCTGCCCGCCAACAGCGACCCCGCCTGCGAGGGCCGTGGCGACAGGGACCAGTCGCTGCTCGTGAAGGACGGCAAGCTGCAGAACGTGGTGGTGCGCATCCGCGGCACCGTGCCGGGCGCGCCTCCGGCCCCCAAGGCCCCGGTGGTGGTGGACCAGTCGAAGTGCACCTACGTGCCGCGCGTGCAGGGCGCGGTGGCGGGCCAGTCGGTGATGTTCAAGAACAGCGACGGCACGCTGCACAACGTGCGTGGCGTGGTGAGCACGCGCGCGGCCTTCAACGTCGCGCAGGCCCCCTCCGGGCCGCCGGTGGAGCGCAAGCTGCCCACCGAGGGCGACGTGCTGAAGCTCAAGTGTGACATCCACCCGTGGATGACGGCGTTCGTGGTCAGCAACCCGAACCCCTACTTCGCGACCACCGGCGCGGACGGCGCGTTCTTCCTCGAGGGCCTGCCGGCGGGGACGTACACCGTCGAGGCGTGGCACGAGACGCTCGGGACGAAGACGGCCGAGGTGACGGTGAAGGACGACGCGCCGGCCACCGTCGACTTCGCGTTCTCCGCTCCGGACGCGTCGGCGAAGCAGTAGTCGGGCGTCGGGACGCGCCGCCGCCTTCTTTCGCGCGGCGCGCGACGACGACCGCTCCACCGGGGCGTGGTGGACGCGCCGGGAGATGGGGCCCTACCGCCCTCCGCTCACGCACGCCGCGGGGCGGTCGGCTGAAGCGGGGGGACCCGCCTTCCTCACCGTGAAGCCCACCCGGGCGCCCCCGCCTTCGCGGTTGGCCGCGAAGACCTCGCCGCCGTGGGCCTGGGCGATGCGTTGGACGAGCGCCAGCCCGAGCCCGAGCGAGCCCGCCTCCCGGGCCTCGACACCCCGGTCCTTCCGGTAGAAGGGCTTGAAGATGCGCTCCTCCTCGCCTGGCTGGAGGCCGGGGCCCTGGTCTTCCACGCAGAAGGCCAGCTGGTCGCCTCGCTCCTCCAGGCGCAGCACCCGCGCGCCACCGCCGTGCTTGCGCGCGTTGTCGAGCAGGTTGATGAGCGCCCGGCCCAGCAGCGTCGCGTCTCCGACGAGGCTCGTGTCCTCGGGCCTCGCGTCGAGCAGGTCCATGGGCAGCCCCGCCCGCTCCAGGGCCTGGGTCGACAGCGCGCGCCCGTCGAGCGCCCGGGTCGTGAGCTGTCCGAAGTCGAGCCGCGAGCTGGCGAGCAGCTCCCCGACGAGCGCGTCCAGCTCCACCACCTCGCGGTCCACCTGGTCCAGCGTCTTCGGGTTGCCGCCACCGTCACGCAGCAGCTCCGTCAGCACGCGGAGCCGGGCCAGCGGCGTGCGCAGCTCGTGGGACACGGCCGCGAGCAGCTCGCGTTGGTCGGCCACCTGCCGCTCGATGCGCGAGGCCATGTCGTTGAAGGCCACCGCCAGCACCGTGAACTCACCGGTGGAGTGGGGCAGTACCTCCGCTCGGGCCTTGAGCTTTCCGGAGCCCAGGGCCTCCGTCGCCTGGACCAGCGAGTCCACCGGCTTGGCGAGCCGCCGAGCCATCTTCCCCGCGGCGAGCCACAGCACCAGCCCCGCGGCGATGAGCGGGACGACCATCCGGAGCGGGTCCTTCCCGCGGTGGCTCCCGTAGCACAGGCGCACCTGCCCCAGCGGGCGCTCGGCGCGCGTCACCGGGATGGTCATCTCCGTATGCTTGCAGGGGCCGCCCGCCAGCGTCAGCACCGCCCCGGTGGTGTCCTGGAGCTCTACGTCGATGTCCAGGTCCGCGGCCACGGATTGCGCCAGGGCCTCGCGGCGCGAGGGCTCGTCCCAGACCTCCTCGAAGCGGTGGCCCGCGAAGTTGCGCAGCCGCGCCATCTCCTGCTTCCACGTCGTCCCGCCGACGAGGCTGAACACCGACGCCGTCACCACGCCCGTCATCAGGATGGTCAGCCCGAACCAGAGGAAGAGGCGGCGGTGCAGCCGCGCCCGCACGAAGTGCCCCAGCCGGCTCATGCGCCAGTACTGGAGCCTCAACCGCTCCCGGCGCCGGTTCCACTGGGGCGGGCGCGCCCCGGGCGGCGGCCACGGCCACCGGTCCGGACGGCCATGGCGACCGAAGGGCGGCCCCTCGTGCCTGTCGCTGGAGGCGTCTTCCTCGCCGTGTGCCCACGCGCCCTCCGGAGCCTTCTCGCGCGCATCGCGCTCGTCCTTCAGCCAGCGGGCCAGGTCCTCGGCGTCGCCATGGCCCGCGCCCCAGGGACCGCACTCGTCGCGCTTCCAGTCCCTCCAGGCGCGCTGCTGCTCACGCCACGCCTGGCGGTGCTCCTCCAGCGCGCGGCGGTGCTCCTCCCACGCGTCGCGGTGCGCCTCCCAGGCCATCTGGTACTCGTCATCCCACTCCTTCCGGTGCGCCTCCCACGCCATCCGGTACTCGGCCTCGCAGGGGTCCGGGGGCCTCTCGTCCGGAGCGCGGGGGCGCGCCTCGCGCCCGTCCTCCGGGGCCCGCGCCCGCCCGTCGCGCCCGTCCTCCGAGGGCGGCGGAGCGCCGGGGCCACGTCGTGGCCCGCGCCAGTCCCGTCCTCGCTTGCCGCGCCAGCCCATCACGCCCCCTCTTTGGCGAAGACGTAGCCGACGCCGCGCACCGTCTTGATGAGGCGCGTGCCGACGTCACCCAGCTTCTGGCGCAGGTGGGAGATGTGCACGTCGACGGTGCGCTCGCCCACCACCGTGTCGCTGCGGCCAGCCTCGCCCAGCAGGGCCTCCCGGGGGATGACCCGGCCGGCCCGGCGCACCAGCGCCACCAGCAGGTCGAACTCCAGGCCCGTCAGGTCCACCAGCCTGCCCTCGGCGCGCACCTCGCGCCCGGCCACGTCGATGGACAGCCCGCCCGCCTCGAGCCGGTCCGCCACCGCCGACGGCTGGGAGCGACGCAGCACCGCGCGCAGCCTCGCCAGCAGCTCGCGGGGACTGAAGGGCTTGGGCAGGTAGTCATCCGCGCCCAGCTCCAGCCCCACCACCCGGTCCGTCTCGTCCCCCTTGGCGGTGAGCATGACGACGGGGATGCGGCTCTTCGCCCGGATGCGCTTGCACACCTCCAGGCCGTCCATGCCCGGCATCATCACGTCGAGCAGCACCGCGTCGTACGCGCTGGCCTCCAGCGCGGCGAGCCCTCGCCCCCCGTCGGCGGCGTGGGTGACGCTGAGGCCGTTCTGCCCGAGGTACTGCGCGAGCAGTTCGTACAACCGGGTGTCGTCGTCGATGAGCAGGACACGTGTGGACATGGACGCGAGGACTCTAGCGCGCGACCACCGGGGACGCCGGGGTCCACGTGGAGAGCGGCGCCTCGGCGGTCACGGAGGCGGGCGGGGTGGAGGAGGTCGGGAGGCCCCCCGGCCCTTGGGGACCCCTGGCGCCCCAGTGCTCCCGCCAGCCTCCCGCCGGGCAGTGGCGGTGGCGGGCCAGGCTGGCGAAGCCGGAGGCATACCCTCCCACGGTTCCCAGGGCGAGCAGGACGATGAGCAGCCGGCGTCGGTACGGGTGCAGGGTGTACGGGGACATGGTCGTTCCTCGGGGAAGGGCGGCGCGCGCTCAGACCATCCGCGAGTCGTCCTCGTGCCACCGCCCCCGCCCCCCGCAGTGACGCCCGTGCCAGCCGGGGCCTCCCCGCCAGCCGTGCCAGCCGGGTCCACCGCGCCAGCCATGGCCGAAGCCGTGCTCGAGCAGGTCCGCCAGCTCCCTGCGCTGCCGGGGGTCCAGCGCCTCGTGCACCTGCGCGAGCGCGCCCTGGAAGACCCGGCGGGCTTCCTCCAGCGCCGCGTCGTGCCGGGTGAACATCTCCCGCACCGCCCCGCCGTCGAAGTGCTCGCCCCGCAGCGCGGTGGCCACGGTCGTCCGGCTGGGGCCGGCCTCGTCACGCACCTTGGCGAAGGCCTCGAACACCTCCTCCGCGGCGCGGATGAGGACCTTCTCCTGGCCCGGGGACGTGTCCAGGCGCTCGAACAGCCAGCGCAGCCGGAAACGCCAGCCCCCGTGGCCACCCCGTCCCCACGGGTGGTGACGCCAGTGCCTTCCCCCTCGCGCCGTGTAGAAGAGGCCGGCGAGGCACGCGGTTCCGAAGACGAATCCGAACATGTATCCCACTCCATCGAACGAAGGGCCGGGCGCAGGGGCGTCCGGCCAGGTTGATGGGGGGGAAGGTAGAGGTCGGGTGTGAAGGGCGCGCCCGGGCCCGGTGAAGAAATGTGAAGGGGGGCGCCAGGGTCGGGATGAATAGGCGGATGTGGCCTGTTGACCGCTGGAGCGATTTTCCACCCCCGGATTTGTCCTCTGGGTGACGCCTGTTTGCCCAACAGAAGGGGTTCAGGTGGACAAAAGGGGCCGGAGGATGGATTGTCGCGGCAGTGCCGGGGCGATGTCCGCCCCGCACTGGTGGTCCGGCTGGTCCCGGGTCGCCACCTAGCAAGAGAAGAAGGTCACATGGCAATCGGTACTGTGAAGTGGTTCAACGACGCCAAGGGTTTCGGCTTCATCGCGCAGGACAACGGTGAGGACGTTTTCTGCCACCACACCGCCATCAACATGGATGGCTTCCGCACCCTCCAGGAGGGGCAGAAGGTGGAGTTCGAGGTCACCCGCGGCCCCAAGGGTCTGCAGGCCCAGAACGTCCGCGCGGTCTGATTTCGTGCGGTAACATGGCCACCCTTGAGTGAGCCCGAGGCCCGGTCTTCCACGTGAAGGCTGGGCCTTCGTCATTGCGGGGCATGCGTCCCTGGTGGGCGGACGGGCCGGCGGGCCTTCCGCGCCGCCTCCTCCATGGCTTCCCTACCTTCACCAGAGGAGGCGACGAAGCCATGGGCGATACGAGCGTGAAGAAGGTGGAGAGCCGGCGCTCTCCCAGGGGGGAGATGGGGCAGAAGTACCTGGCCTCCGGCGTCCGCGTGTCCATGCGGTTGTGGGAGGACGAGCCGCCGGGCGAGCCCCGGCCCGCCGCGGCGCGGGACTACGAGACCGTGGGCTTCGTGCTCAAGGGCCGCGCCGAGCTGCACCTGGAGGGACAGGTCATCCTGCTCAACCCCGGCGACTCCTGGCTCGTGCCGCGCGGTTCCAGCCATGCCTACAAGGTGCTGGAGACCTTCTCCGCCGTGGAGGCGACCAGCCCACCCGCCGCCGTGCACGGACGCGACGAGGGCGAGGGCGCGAGCGCGAGCGCGAAGGCCCCCGCCAAGGCCTGAGCTAGTCGGCGGTGTCGGGCAGGGGCGGGAGCCCGGCGCCGCTCCACCGCTCGCGGAAGGCGGCGCGGCGCTCGGGCGGCAGCTCCTTCAACAGCCCGAGGTACGCGGTCCGTGCACGCTCCAGGCTCTCCGGGTTCGGAGGGTCGGCCTTGGCGAGGAACCCCGCGCTCTGGAGCAGCCAGGCCGCGGATTCGTCATGCTCGCCGCGCTGTCTCGCCACGATGCCCAGGCGGCGTTGGACTCTCGCCGCGTACAGGGGCTCGTCAGCCTGTTGGTAGAGGGACAGGGCCCGTAGGAGCCACTGCCTGGCGGAGGGCAGGTCCTGCCTCTGTCGGACCACCCTGGCGAGCGCCTCGCAGCTGCTCGCCATCTCCGTGGGGTCGTCGAGCTTCTCCTCGAGCGCGAGCGCCTCCAGGAAGCGGGCCTCGGCCCGCGCGAGGTCGTCCCGGGCCTCGGCCACGTACCCCAGGTTGTAGAGGCTGTAGGCCTGCTCCGCCTCGTCGCCCCACTCCTGGGCCAGGGCGAGCGCACGCAGGTGCCAGGACTCCGCGGCCTCGAAGTCGTCGCGCTCCAGGGCGAGGTCTCCGAGCCGGTCATGGCAGCCGAGGATGGCGCTCCGGGCCTTCAGCCCCTGGTGGACGGTGAGCTCCTTGCGGCACCAGTCCTCCGCCGCTTCCAGCTCGCCGAGCTCCTCGGCCACCTCTCCGAGCTGCCTGAAGGCGAAGGCCTCGTCGCGCGGGCTCCGGTTCGAGGCCCACTCCGCCAGGGCGAGACACAGCTGGCGAGCCTCCGCGAAGTTCTCCATGTACCGCGCATCCCGGACGAGCAGGCGCGCTATCTGGGGATACTTGCTGTCCAGCCCATGGACCTGGGCGAGGACCATGGCTCGCCGGTAATTGTGGACGTTGTACTCGACGTGGAAGTTCTGGTGGACCGGCTCCAGCTTGGAGGTCTCCCACGCGTCCTGGTCCATGGACGAGGCGAGCTGCTTCTCCTCCTGGATGGACGAGTCGATGGCGACGCTCCGCCAGAACCCGGTCAGCAGCGGGTGCACGGCGAAGTATTCGTGGGGGTAGGGCGTCACCAGCCCCGTCGGTCGGAGGTCCTCGAGGAAGCGCGCGGTGAGCTGTTGCGAGTCGTCGTATTCGTACGCGACGTGCTGGACGACATCCGTGAGCCCGATGAACCGCTCGTGCTGGCCGATGCGCACGCGGATGTCCCGCATGTCGTCCGGGACGGCCTTGTCGATGAGGCGCAGCGCGGCGGTGAGCTTCGCGTCGAGGCCCGGCGCCGGAGACGGGAGGAGCTTGTCGAGTTGAGCGAGGACGGTGGCTGTCCCCACGTCCTTCACGCGGGAGATGACCATGCGCATCAGGAGCGGATGGCCCTCCAGCCGCTCCATGAGCGCGACCTCGTCCGGGTCCGTCCTCGTGGCGGGCGGCTTCGGTGGCTCCTCCGCGAGCAGCATGTCGTAGAAGGTCCAGCGCTCCTGGGCGTCCAGTCCGTCCAGTCGGAGTCGCTCACAGACGGGACGGGCGGCCTCCAGCCAACGCTCCTCCTTCTGGCTGGTGATGAGGACGCGCGTCGCGCCGCCGTCGAGGCGTTCCAGGAATCGCCGGAGCCACGCCCGCTCCTCGGAGGACAGCAGGTCGTGAGAGGACTCCAGCCCGTCCCAGACCAGGAGGTAGGGCGTCTCCCGCAGGGCGTGGACGGTGGCCTCGAGCTTCTCCTCCATGGGGTGGAGCCGCGCGTCGACGCCCTGGATGCGCTCGGTGAGCCGCTGGAGGACGTGCTCGACGCTGAAGATGCGCTCGAAGGCGAACCAGAACGCCCGTTCCATGGGGACGTCCGGTCGCGAGTCACCGCTCAGGTAGTCCCGGAGCAGGGCCGACTTGCCGATGCCCACGGGGCCATGGACGAGGACGGCGGGCGCCCCCCGGTGGAGCGCGTGGGTCAGCCCCTGGAGGAGGCTGTCGCGCCGGAGCAGTCCCTCTTCTCTCCAGCGGGCGGGGGCGTAGGTCTCGCGAGCGCGTCGTACGGGTCGAGCCATCCCTCTCCGAGGAGTCCTGCGTGAAGGGACGGGGACGTTCGCAGGCGCTCGTGGAGGGAGTCAACGCCAGCCCGTCGCCGCCGCGCGTGTCGGCGGCGCGGATGGCTCCCCGGACGCCGGAGGTCAGCCTCCGGTCTCCAGCTTCCTCGGCCTCGCGCCCTTCACCTCGCCGTTCTTCGGGAACAGCTTCGCGGCCGCCTTCCAGTCGAACGCCCGGCCCAGGCCGGCCTTCGCCGGCTCCGCGCCGGTGGATGGGGGGGCGATCTGGC from Myxococcus stipitatus encodes the following:
- a CDS encoding ABC transporter ATP-binding protein; this encodes MPDTSVSTASPPLLHIQGLTRRFRDRVAVDGLSLSVRSGEILGLLGPNGAGKSTTFQMLAGLMAPDAGRVTFAGRELSLSDPALRRQLGIIFQRGSLDDLLTARENLALGARLYGLTGERARARVEAMLALIGLGDRGDERVGTWSGGMRRRLELARALVHQPRVVLMDEPTQGLDEAAFRTFWAHLKRLRDAEGLTVLLTTHRADEAEVCDRLAVLDSGRLVACDTPAALAARMGGDILSLETSDAEALAREVREKLGLDAKVVDGRVLVEVEQGHTWVPRVVEAFPGGRLSSVSLRRPTLADVFLQLTGRALGADVPTAEPAPRRRR
- a CDS encoding ABC transporter permease — protein: MTAEISTAPAPLAAGEPAASPPGTLALQWATVRVLMARDVVRFFRQPSRVVGALAQPILFWFVIGSGFAGSFRVEGAQGLGYQQFFFPGVVTMVLLFSAIFATITVIEDRKEGFLQAVLAGPGSRLAVVLGKALGSSAIALMQASLFLLLAPLAGVSASSVNLPLLVAVMVLSALALTGMGMSLAWWVKSSAGYHAVMSIVLLPMWVLSGAMFPLKGAGTWLSWVMVLNPMRFSVEGVRRALYGAQASLAVGSPMSGSGLEVAVLLAFATVFLGLAAFSVSRRE
- a CDS encoding carboxypeptidase regulatory-like domain-containing protein; this encodes MTLRTLGLSMVGVAGLLALPACKKEEAPPQPAPTTPVAAQGAKEHAATPIQAPEAAVPVAPAGKGVVKGTVSFTGTPPPAADLPANSDPACEGRGDRDQSLLVKDGKLQNVVVRIRGTVPGAPPAPKAPVVVDQSKCTYVPRVQGAVAGQSVMFKNSDGTLHNVRGVVSTRAAFNVAQAPSGPPVERKLPTEGDVLKLKCDIHPWMTAFVVSNPNPYFATTGADGAFFLEGLPAGTYTVEAWHETLGTKTAEVTVKDDAPATVDFAFSAPDASAKQ
- a CDS encoding ATP-binding protein, encoding MGWRGKRGRDWRGPRRGPGAPPPSEDGRDGRARAPEDGREARPRAPDERPPDPCEAEYRMAWEAHRKEWDDEYQMAWEAHRDAWEEHRRALEEHRQAWREQQRAWRDWKRDECGPWGAGHGDAEDLARWLKDERDAREKAPEGAWAHGEEDASSDRHEGPPFGRHGRPDRWPWPPPGARPPQWNRRRERLRLQYWRMSRLGHFVRARLHRRLFLWFGLTILMTGVVTASVFSLVGGTTWKQEMARLRNFAGHRFEEVWDEPSRREALAQSVAADLDIDVELQDTTGAVLTLAGGPCKHTEMTIPVTRAERPLGQVRLCYGSHRGKDPLRMVVPLIAAGLVLWLAAGKMARRLAKPVDSLVQATEALGSGKLKARAEVLPHSTGEFTVLAVAFNDMASRIERQVADQRELLAAVSHELRTPLARLRVLTELLRDGGGNPKTLDQVDREVVELDALVGELLASSRLDFGQLTTRALDGRALSTQALERAGLPMDLLDARPEDTSLVGDATLLGRALINLLDNARKHGGGARVLRLEERGDQLAFCVEDQGPGLQPGEEERIFKPFYRKDRGVEAREAGSLGLGLALVQRIAQAHGGEVFAANREGGGARVGFTVRKAGPPASADRPAACVSGGR
- a CDS encoding response regulator transcription factor, producing MSTRVLLIDDDTRLYELLAQYLGQNGLSVTHAADGGRGLAALEASAYDAVLLDVMMPGMDGLEVCKRIRAKSRIPVVMLTAKGDETDRVVGLELGADDYLPKPFSPRELLARLRAVLRRSQPSAVADRLEAGGLSIDVAGREVRAEGRLVDLTGLEFDLLVALVRRAGRVIPREALLGEAGRSDTVVGERTVDVHISHLRQKLGDVGTRLIKTVRGVGYVFAKEGA
- a CDS encoding periplasmic heavy metal sensor; this translates as MFGFVFGTACLAGLFYTARGGRHWRHHPWGRGGHGGWRFRLRWLFERLDTSPGQEKVLIRAAEEVFEAFAKVRDEAGPSRTTVATALRGEHFDGGAVREMFTRHDAALEEARRVFQGALAQVHEALDPRQRRELADLLEHGFGHGWRGGPGWHGWRGGPGWHGRHCGGRGRWHEDDSRMV
- a CDS encoding cold-shock protein, which translates into the protein MAIGTVKWFNDAKGFGFIAQDNGEDVFCHHTAINMDGFRTLQEGQKVEFEVTRGPKGLQAQNVRAV
- a CDS encoding cupin domain-containing protein, with product MGDTSVKKVESRRSPRGEMGQKYLASGVRVSMRLWEDEPPGEPRPAAARDYETVGFVLKGRAELHLEGQVILLNPGDSWLVPRGSSHAYKVLETFSAVEATSPPAAVHGRDEGEGASASAKAPAKA
- a CDS encoding tetratricopeptide repeat protein, coding for MARPVRRARETYAPARWREEGLLRRDSLLQGLTHALHRGAPAVLVHGPVGIGKSALLRDYLSGDSRPDVPMERAFWFAFERIFSVEHVLQRLTERIQGVDARLHPMEEKLEATVHALRETPYLLVWDGLESSHDLLSSEERAWLRRFLERLDGGATRVLITSQKEERWLEAARPVCERLRLDGLDAQERWTFYDMLLAEEPPKPPATRTDPDEVALMERLEGHPLLMRMVISRVKDVGTATVLAQLDKLLPSPAPGLDAKLTAALRLIDKAVPDDMRDIRVRIGQHERFIGLTDVVQHVAYEYDDSQQLTARFLEDLRPTGLVTPYPHEYFAVHPLLTGFWRSVAIDSSIQEEKQLASSMDQDAWETSKLEPVHQNFHVEYNVHNYRRAMVLAQVHGLDSKYPQIARLLVRDARYMENFAEARQLCLALAEWASNRSPRDEAFAFRQLGEVAEELGELEAAEDWCRKELTVHQGLKARSAILGCHDRLGDLALERDDFEAAESWHLRALALAQEWGDEAEQAYSLYNLGYVAEARDDLARAEARFLEALALEEKLDDPTEMASSCEALARVVRQRQDLPSARQWLLRALSLYQQADEPLYAARVQRRLGIVARQRGEHDESAAWLLQSAGFLAKADPPNPESLERARTAYLGLLKELPPERRAAFRERWSGAGLPPLPDTAD